A window of Peromyscus eremicus chromosome 7, PerEre_H2_v1, whole genome shotgun sequence contains these coding sequences:
- the Taf1d gene encoding TATA box-binding protein-associated factor RNA polymerase I subunit D, producing MAQPGVSSVDCMTSDRAGDTGNQSDDSSDSLFKTQCVSSPPQRRRNPTAACVVSPVRAETDSSSDSSLEPKPLTLKAIFERFKKRKRKKRKYKPKLRPRGRPPGIKNARNPRRSQIDIKQIKDKGAVFPFLESENGRKPLPWKKILTYEQAVARGFFHHIEKLKYEQHLKECLEQMHAGEDLEKEDLDSRRHKYMDDDGPLSPIEEPLTEDEATNPESGCDIRLVEDSCFIISSEFPKRNLEQEKSKKEPAFSKKAKANETSQREHGRAWKGDVHTNIKEGLS from the exons ATGGCTCAACCAGGAGTGAGTTCTGTTGACTGCATGACATCTGATAGAGCTGGGGACACTGGAAACCAAAG tgATGACTCATCTGATAGCTTATTTAAAACCCAGTGTGTTTCTTCGCCTCCACAAAGACGAAGAAACCCTACTGCAGCATGTGTCGTTTCACCTGTGAGGGCTGAAACGGACTCGTCCAGTGACTCCTCTCTGGAACCAAAGCCTCTGACTTTGAAGgctatttttgaaagatttaagAAAAGGAAACGGAAAAAGAGAAAGTATAAGCCAAAATTAAGACCAAGAGGAAGACCACCTGGAATAAAAAATGCTAGAAACCCTAGAAGGTCACAAATAGATATCAAACAAATTAAAGACAAAGGAGCTGTGTTTCCATTCTTAGAAtctgaaaatggaagaaaaccTTTACCTTGGAAGAAAATTTTAACGTACGAG CAAGCTGTTGCAAGAGGATTTTTTCACCACATTGAAAAACTGAAGTATGAGCAACACCTTAAGGAATGCTTGGAGCAAATGCATGCTGGGGAAGATTTAGAAAAGGAAGACCTTGACAGTCGGAGACACAAGTACATGGATGATGATGGTCCTCTTTCTCCTATTGAAGAGCCTTT GACAGAAGATGAGGCAACAAATCCCGAGTCTGGATGTGATATCAGATTGGTT GAAGACAGTTGCTTCATAATAAGCTCAGAATTTCCAAAGAGAAATTTAGAGCAAGAGAAGAGTAAGAAAGAGCCTGCATTCTCTAAAAAAGCTAAGGCCAACGAAACTTCACAGAGAGAGCATGGAAGGGCCTGGAAAGGAGATGTACATACAAATATCAAAGAAG gcttgtcTTGA